A section of the Bombus fervidus isolate BK054 chromosome 9, iyBomFerv1, whole genome shotgun sequence genome encodes:
- the LOC139990696 gene encoding HIG1 domain family member 2A, mitochondrial isoform X3, translating into MEGIPNPCTTKDQETLNELEWIRVVRTELNENNNIKQPKGAIQKFKENPLIPIGATATVAALGYGLYNTFIGNSQMAQYMMRSRVAAQAFTIIAMAGGLIVMGKKPSTDV; encoded by the exons ATGGAGGGGATTCCAAACCCAT GTACAACAAAAGATCAAGAAACGTTAAATGAATTAGAATGGATTCGAGTAGTACGCActgaattaaatgaaaataataatatcaaacaGCCGAAAGGAGCAatacaaaaattcaaagagaATCCTTTAATACCTATAG GTGCTACAGCAACTGTAGCTGCTCTAGGTTATGGCTTGTACAATACTTTTATAGGAAATAGTCAAATGGCGCAATATATGATGCGTAGTCGAGTTGCAGCACAAGCTTTCACTATTATAGCCATGGCTGGTGGACTCATAGTTATGGGAAAAAAGCCAAGTACtgatgtataa
- the LOC139990696 gene encoding HIG1 domain family member 2A, mitochondrial isoform X4 yields MLAGTTKDQETLNELEWIRVVRTELNENNNIKQPKGAIQKFKENPLIPIGATATVAALGYGLYNTFIGNSQMAQYMMRSRVAAQAFTIIAMAGGLIVMGKKPSTDV; encoded by the exons atgctgGCAGGTACAACAAAAGATCAAGAAACGTTAAATGAATTAGAATGGATTCGAGTAGTACGCActgaattaaatgaaaataataatatcaaacaGCCGAAAGGAGCAatacaaaaattcaaagagaATCCTTTAATACCTATAG GTGCTACAGCAACTGTAGCTGCTCTAGGTTATGGCTTGTACAATACTTTTATAGGAAATAGTCAAATGGCGCAATATATGATGCGTAGTCGAGTTGCAGCACAAGCTTTCACTATTATAGCCATGGCTGGTGGACTCATAGTTATGGGAAAAAAGCCAAGTACtgatgtataa
- the LOC139990688 gene encoding rhotekin isoform X1 encodes MAPRRKSIGSLRVPLTNSLNKENNYLRSLSDFQARVRRRESIRNYKNVAEYDLEQKIKLETKIKEGSARLLAAARHPAQSLEAARALFTSNKRMSAYMVELEDRGKDAPLKTSSSDSKGKLSISDLRFPLMWRDSDYFKNRGDYRRFAIFCIVRIGAEIQDTSLLFPIDRKQTDISFPDVLLFSNVSAEFELSLEVYSHILQEDFSIASTPRKIRRTIHSSISKTVGRKLAAALRNENESNKVPQFELLAYAKMTLNDTDENIRSHDLILNNVGSKANALPLFGHFCCRLAVQPYYIDKEVCAGFAIINNRRCWIRLRSFQIEVWKSKKCLEKLEKPMYTICVKKETIVRRSKSTKNQLRIINHLNGNEIRDVIELYSNEDVQEWFEKLEKCIKEYVRWKHAAITVQQIPHSEYLNENINIMNTFNGRNKRHRSLYDETSLTDNICREENILCST; translated from the exons ATGGCGCCACGTAGAAAAAGTATTGGCTCTTTACGCGTTCCACTAACTAACAGTTTAAAcaaggaaaataattatttgcgTTCGTTAAGTGATTTTCAAGCACGAGTTCGCAGACGAGAAAGTattcgaaattataaaaatgtagct GAATATGACTTGGagcaaaaaattaaattggaaactaaaataaaagaaggcTCAGCCAGATTGTTGGCTGCTGCACGGCATCCTGCACAAAGTTTGGAAGCTGCACGTGCTTTATTTACTTCTAACAAACGAATGTCCGCCTATATGGTTGAGTTAGAAGACCGAGGAAAAGATGCACCGTTGAAAACGAG CAGTTCGGATAGCAAGGGCAAATTATCTATTTCGGATCTTAGATTTCCTTTGATGTGGAGAGATTCTGATTATTTTAAAAACCGTGGAGATTATCGAAGATTCGCGATTTTTTGTATAGTTCGAATTGGTGCAGAAATTCAGGATACGAGTTTACTTTTTCCAATAGATAGAAAGCAAACGGATATTAGTTTTCCTGACGTTTTATTATTCAGTAACGTATCAGCTGAATTTGAATTATCTTTAGAAGTTTATAGTCATATTTTGCAAGAAGACTTTAGTATTGCTAGCACTCCGAGAAAGATCAGAAGAACTATTCATTCTTCAATTTCGAAAACAGTAGGTCGAAAGCTTGCGGCCGCTCTACGAAATGAAAATGAGTCTAATAAAGTACCGCAGTTTGAGTTGCTGGCTTACGCAAAGATGACCCTTAACGATACCGATGAGAATATACGTTCACATGATCTAATATTAAACAATGTTGGTAGTAAAGCTAATGCATTGCCGCTTTTCGGACATTTTTGCTGTCGTTTAGCTGTTCAACCGTATTACATCGATAAGGAAGTTTGTGCTGGATTCgcaattataaataatcgacGATGCTGGATACGATTACGAAGTTTCCAAATTGAAGTTTGGAAATCGAAGAAatgtttggaaaaattagaaaaaccTATGTATACGATTTGTGTAAAGAAG GAAACTATTGTCCGCCGatcgaaatcaacgaaaaatcAATTACGTATAATCAATCACCTAAATGGTAACGAGATACGTGAtgttatagaattatattcaAACGAAGATGTTCAAGAATGgtttgaaaaattggaaaaatgcaTTAAAGAATATGTCAGATGGAAACATGCAGCGATAACAGTTCAACAAATTCCACATTCCGAgtatttgaatgaaaatataaatataatgaatacTTTTAATGGAAGGAACAAACGACACCGATCTCTTTATGACGAAACTTCTTTAACAGACAATATTTGTAGGGAAGAAAATATACTTTGCTCtacataa
- the LOC139990688 gene encoding rhotekin isoform X2: MAPRRKSIGSLRVPLTNSLNKENNYLRSLSDFQARVRRRESIRNYKNVAEYDLEQKIKLETKIKEGSARLLAAARHPAQSLEAARALFTSNKRMSAYMVELEDRGKDAPLKTSSDSKGKLSISDLRFPLMWRDSDYFKNRGDYRRFAIFCIVRIGAEIQDTSLLFPIDRKQTDISFPDVLLFSNVSAEFELSLEVYSHILQEDFSIASTPRKIRRTIHSSISKTVGRKLAAALRNENESNKVPQFELLAYAKMTLNDTDENIRSHDLILNNVGSKANALPLFGHFCCRLAVQPYYIDKEVCAGFAIINNRRCWIRLRSFQIEVWKSKKCLEKLEKPMYTICVKKETIVRRSKSTKNQLRIINHLNGNEIRDVIELYSNEDVQEWFEKLEKCIKEYVRWKHAAITVQQIPHSEYLNENINIMNTFNGRNKRHRSLYDETSLTDNICREENILCST, from the exons ATGGCGCCACGTAGAAAAAGTATTGGCTCTTTACGCGTTCCACTAACTAACAGTTTAAAcaaggaaaataattatttgcgTTCGTTAAGTGATTTTCAAGCACGAGTTCGCAGACGAGAAAGTattcgaaattataaaaatgtagct GAATATGACTTGGagcaaaaaattaaattggaaactaaaataaaagaaggcTCAGCCAGATTGTTGGCTGCTGCACGGCATCCTGCACAAAGTTTGGAAGCTGCACGTGCTTTATTTACTTCTAACAAACGAATGTCCGCCTATATGGTTGAGTTAGAAGACCGAGGAAAAGATGCACCGTTGAAAACGAG TTCGGATAGCAAGGGCAAATTATCTATTTCGGATCTTAGATTTCCTTTGATGTGGAGAGATTCTGATTATTTTAAAAACCGTGGAGATTATCGAAGATTCGCGATTTTTTGTATAGTTCGAATTGGTGCAGAAATTCAGGATACGAGTTTACTTTTTCCAATAGATAGAAAGCAAACGGATATTAGTTTTCCTGACGTTTTATTATTCAGTAACGTATCAGCTGAATTTGAATTATCTTTAGAAGTTTATAGTCATATTTTGCAAGAAGACTTTAGTATTGCTAGCACTCCGAGAAAGATCAGAAGAACTATTCATTCTTCAATTTCGAAAACAGTAGGTCGAAAGCTTGCGGCCGCTCTACGAAATGAAAATGAGTCTAATAAAGTACCGCAGTTTGAGTTGCTGGCTTACGCAAAGATGACCCTTAACGATACCGATGAGAATATACGTTCACATGATCTAATATTAAACAATGTTGGTAGTAAAGCTAATGCATTGCCGCTTTTCGGACATTTTTGCTGTCGTTTAGCTGTTCAACCGTATTACATCGATAAGGAAGTTTGTGCTGGATTCgcaattataaataatcgacGATGCTGGATACGATTACGAAGTTTCCAAATTGAAGTTTGGAAATCGAAGAAatgtttggaaaaattagaaaaaccTATGTATACGATTTGTGTAAAGAAG GAAACTATTGTCCGCCGatcgaaatcaacgaaaaatcAATTACGTATAATCAATCACCTAAATGGTAACGAGATACGTGAtgttatagaattatattcaAACGAAGATGTTCAAGAATGgtttgaaaaattggaaaaatgcaTTAAAGAATATGTCAGATGGAAACATGCAGCGATAACAGTTCAACAAATTCCACATTCCGAgtatttgaatgaaaatataaatataatgaatacTTTTAATGGAAGGAACAAACGACACCGATCTCTTTATGACGAAACTTCTTTAACAGACAATATTTGTAGGGAAGAAAATATACTTTGCTCtacataa
- the Rpn10 gene encoding regulatory particle non-ATPase 10 isoform X2, with the protein MRNGDFLPTRLQAQQDAVNLVCHSKTRSNPENNVGLITLANVEVLATLTSDVGRILSKLHQVQPNGNLCLITGIRIAHLALKHRQGKNHKMRIVAFIGSPIEIDEKELVKLAKRLKKEKVNVDVISFGEESINNEVLTAFINALNGKDGTGSHLVTVPPGPHLSDALISSPIIQGEDGMGGTGMGGSAYEFGVDPNEDPELALALRVSMEEQRQRQEDEARRAQANEAATNKPPETIKEVHNEEAMLKRALAMSLEGAETSSSTADNTATPANINAPDFARMTEEEQIAFAMQMSMQDQQELESLKEEAMEVEEDYAAVMSDPAFLQSVLENLPGVDPHSEAVRQAVGSLQQNKDKDKEKEKEKDKDKDKDKK; encoded by the exons ATGAGAAATGGAGATTTTTTACCGACACGACTGCAAGCACAACAGGATGCTGTTAATTTGGTTTGTCATTCAAAAACACGCTCGAATCCTGAAAACAATGTTGGCTTAATAACACTAGCTAA TGTTGAAGTGTTAGCTACACTTACTAGCGATGTGGGCAGGATTTTATCAAAACTCCATCAAGTTCAACCAAATGGTAATCTGTGTCTAATAACAGGAATCCGAATTGCACAT TTGGCACTGAAACATCGTCAAggtaaaaatcataaaatgcGTATTGTGGCCTTCATTGGTAGTCCCATAGAAATTGATGAGAAAGAACTTGTGAAATTagcaaaaagattaaaaaaggaaaaagttaaTGTGGATGTGATTAGTTTTGGTGAAGAAAGCATTAATAATGAAGTGCTGACAGCTTTCATCAATGCTCTGAATGGAAAGGATGGAACAGGGAGCCATTTGGTCACAGTTCCACCTGGGCCACATTTGTCTGATGCATTGATTTCTTCTCCTATAATTCAAGGAGAAGATGGAATGGGTGGCACAGGCATGGGAGGATCTGCTTATGAGTTTGGTGTTGATCCAAATGAAGATCCAGAGTTGGCATTG GCATTGCGCGTTTCAATGGAAGAACAACGGCAGCGTCAAGAGGATGAAGCGCGACGCGCACAAGCTAATGAAGCAGCTACAAATAAACCGCCAGAAACGATTAAAGAAGTACATAACGAAGAGGCAATGTTAAAGCGCGCACTCGCTATGTCACTCGAGGGTGCAGAAACTTCATCTTCAACTGCTGACAATACTGCTACTCCTGCTAACATAAATGCACCGGATTTTGCACGTATGACCGAAGAGGAACAAATTGCTTTTGCAATGCAAATGTCTATGCAAGATCAAC aaGAACTTGAATCTCTCAAAGAGGAAGCAATGGAAGTTGAAGAGGATTATGCTGCTGTTATGTCTGATCCAGCATTTTTACAATCAGTTTTGGAAAATTTACCAGGTGTTGATCCTCATTCGGAAGCCGTCCGCCAAGCCGTTGGGTCTCTTCAACAgaataaagataaagataaagaaaaagagaaagagaaggacaAAGACAAGGACaaggataaaaaataa
- the Rpn10 gene encoding regulatory particle non-ATPase 10 isoform X1: MVLESTMICVDNSDYMRNGDFLPTRLQAQQDAVNLVCHSKTRSNPENNVGLITLANVEVLATLTSDVGRILSKLHQVQPNGNLCLITGIRIAHLALKHRQGKNHKMRIVAFIGSPIEIDEKELVKLAKRLKKEKVNVDVISFGEESINNEVLTAFINALNGKDGTGSHLVTVPPGPHLSDALISSPIIQGEDGMGGTGMGGSAYEFGVDPNEDPELALALRVSMEEQRQRQEDEARRAQANEAATNKPPETIKEVHNEEAMLKRALAMSLEGAETSSSTADNTATPANINAPDFARMTEEEQIAFAMQMSMQDQQELESLKEEAMEVEEDYAAVMSDPAFLQSVLENLPGVDPHSEAVRQAVGSLQQNKDKDKEKEKEKDKDKDKDKK; this comes from the exons ATGGTACTGGAAAGTACGATGATATG TGTCGACAACAGCGATTATATGAGAAATGGAGATTTTTTACCGACACGACTGCAAGCACAACAGGATGCTGTTAATTTGGTTTGTCATTCAAAAACACGCTCGAATCCTGAAAACAATGTTGGCTTAATAACACTAGCTAA TGTTGAAGTGTTAGCTACACTTACTAGCGATGTGGGCAGGATTTTATCAAAACTCCATCAAGTTCAACCAAATGGTAATCTGTGTCTAATAACAGGAATCCGAATTGCACAT TTGGCACTGAAACATCGTCAAggtaaaaatcataaaatgcGTATTGTGGCCTTCATTGGTAGTCCCATAGAAATTGATGAGAAAGAACTTGTGAAATTagcaaaaagattaaaaaaggaaaaagttaaTGTGGATGTGATTAGTTTTGGTGAAGAAAGCATTAATAATGAAGTGCTGACAGCTTTCATCAATGCTCTGAATGGAAAGGATGGAACAGGGAGCCATTTGGTCACAGTTCCACCTGGGCCACATTTGTCTGATGCATTGATTTCTTCTCCTATAATTCAAGGAGAAGATGGAATGGGTGGCACAGGCATGGGAGGATCTGCTTATGAGTTTGGTGTTGATCCAAATGAAGATCCAGAGTTGGCATTG GCATTGCGCGTTTCAATGGAAGAACAACGGCAGCGTCAAGAGGATGAAGCGCGACGCGCACAAGCTAATGAAGCAGCTACAAATAAACCGCCAGAAACGATTAAAGAAGTACATAACGAAGAGGCAATGTTAAAGCGCGCACTCGCTATGTCACTCGAGGGTGCAGAAACTTCATCTTCAACTGCTGACAATACTGCTACTCCTGCTAACATAAATGCACCGGATTTTGCACGTATGACCGAAGAGGAACAAATTGCTTTTGCAATGCAAATGTCTATGCAAGATCAAC aaGAACTTGAATCTCTCAAAGAGGAAGCAATGGAAGTTGAAGAGGATTATGCTGCTGTTATGTCTGATCCAGCATTTTTACAATCAGTTTTGGAAAATTTACCAGGTGTTGATCCTCATTCGGAAGCCGTCCGCCAAGCCGTTGGGTCTCTTCAACAgaataaagataaagataaagaaaaagagaaagagaaggacaAAGACAAGGACaaggataaaaaataa
- the LOC139990693 gene encoding uncharacterized protein isoform X1 codes for MIDRYKSTRIYKESIVMYSCRSTFINSVLIQCVIGEETRYVKLTIWSIIGFIFLQKGVISLCEKTKARNDTINMQEKFSRWNKGELFRESNVTENRFKIIKFQIGTQREDIAVDHSGNTTSNEQWPRELFTSDKTDSIGSGISRTISTIKRRTTIHRKQDAKDVHSTQTSTIHSNNRNEVEKVNHKVNVILPLTSNKNPYETEDTVINNNTPSASFESKDFGTTNLIKFTERNFLEYEHNKISDESIEKKKNETKSRRRPVNRVGTAIAITMLVIGVIMLLIGPLIVIIRTFNNRRRNRQMLKSRCYNDQPPTYEEATLMDETPRYSTLQLDATIDSFSP; via the exons ATGATCGATCGGTATAAATCGACACGGATATATAAGGAATCTATCGTAATGTATTCGTGCCGATCAACTTTTATCAACAGCGTTTTAATACAGTGCGTTATAGGAGAAGAAACGCGATACGTAAAG CTGACTATCTGGAGTATAATTGGATTCATATTTCTACAAAAAGGTGTAATTTCGCTATGTGAAAAGACGAAAGCACGAAATGATACAATTAACATGCAG GAAAAATTCTCGAGATGGAACAAAGGTGAATTGTTTCGAGAATCGAATGTCACAGAAAatcgttttaaaattataaaatttcaaatcggAACTCAGCGGGAAGACATCGCTGTTGATCATTCTGGTAATACTACATCAAATGAACAGTGGCCCCGCGAATTATTTACTTCCGATAAAACGGATAGTATCGGCAGCGGAATATCTAGAACGATATCAACAATCAAAAGACGTACGACGATTCATCGTAAACAAGATGCTAAAGACGTACATTCAACTCAAACTTCGACTATTCATTCAAACAACAGAAATGAAGTAGAGAAAGTAAATCACAAAGTGAACGTTATTTTACCACTTACTTCCAATAAAAATCCTTACGAGACAGAAGatactgtaataaataataacacgCCAAGCGCCTCGTTTGAATCGAAAGACTTTGGTACGACTAATTTGATCAAATTCactgaaagaaatttcttagagtatgaacataataaaatatccgacgaaagtatagaaaagaaaaagaatgaaacaaaatCGCGACGCCGCCCGGTAAATCGAGTCGGGACGGCTATTGCTATAACCATGCTTGTGATCGGCGTTATTATGTTACTCATAGGACCGCTTATAGTTATTATTCGTACTTTTAATAATAGAAGGCGAAACAGACAGATGTTAAAATCAAGATGTTATAATGATCAACCACCAACTTACGAAGAAGCGACACTAATGGATGAAACACCGAGATACTCGACACTCCAACTGGACGCAACCATCGATTCCTTTTCTCCTTAA
- the LOC139990693 gene encoding uncharacterized protein isoform X2 has protein sequence MPSNIEMNKWATKLTIIFQLTIWSIIGFIFLQKGVISLCEKTKARNDTINMQEKFSRWNKGELFRESNVTENRFKIIKFQIGTQREDIAVDHSGNTTSNEQWPRELFTSDKTDSIGSGISRTISTIKRRTTIHRKQDAKDVHSTQTSTIHSNNRNEVEKVNHKVNVILPLTSNKNPYETEDTVINNNTPSASFESKDFGTTNLIKFTERNFLEYEHNKISDESIEKKKNETKSRRRPVNRVGTAIAITMLVIGVIMLLIGPLIVIIRTFNNRRRNRQMLKSRCYNDQPPTYEEATLMDETPRYSTLQLDATIDSFSP, from the exons atgcCTTCAAATATAGAAATGAATAAATGGGCTACAAAATTGACAATCATCTTTCAGCTGACTATCTGGAGTATAATTGGATTCATATTTCTACAAAAAGGTGTAATTTCGCTATGTGAAAAGACGAAAGCACGAAATGATACAATTAACATGCAG GAAAAATTCTCGAGATGGAACAAAGGTGAATTGTTTCGAGAATCGAATGTCACAGAAAatcgttttaaaattataaaatttcaaatcggAACTCAGCGGGAAGACATCGCTGTTGATCATTCTGGTAATACTACATCAAATGAACAGTGGCCCCGCGAATTATTTACTTCCGATAAAACGGATAGTATCGGCAGCGGAATATCTAGAACGATATCAACAATCAAAAGACGTACGACGATTCATCGTAAACAAGATGCTAAAGACGTACATTCAACTCAAACTTCGACTATTCATTCAAACAACAGAAATGAAGTAGAGAAAGTAAATCACAAAGTGAACGTTATTTTACCACTTACTTCCAATAAAAATCCTTACGAGACAGAAGatactgtaataaataataacacgCCAAGCGCCTCGTTTGAATCGAAAGACTTTGGTACGACTAATTTGATCAAATTCactgaaagaaatttcttagagtatgaacataataaaatatccgacgaaagtatagaaaagaaaaagaatgaaacaaaatCGCGACGCCGCCCGGTAAATCGAGTCGGGACGGCTATTGCTATAACCATGCTTGTGATCGGCGTTATTATGTTACTCATAGGACCGCTTATAGTTATTATTCGTACTTTTAATAATAGAAGGCGAAACAGACAGATGTTAAAATCAAGATGTTATAATGATCAACCACCAACTTACGAAGAAGCGACACTAATGGATGAAACACCGAGATACTCGACACTCCAACTGGACGCAACCATCGATTCCTTTTCTCCTTAA